Below is a genomic region from Nocardioides panacis.
CGATTCTCCGCGAACCCCGGCGGGAGGCCTGGGGACTCGTGGAGCTCTGGATCGCGGACCCGGACGGTGTTCGCATCGTGGTCGTCGAGATACCCGACGACCACCCGCTCAGACGAGACCACCGCGGCCCTCCCGCGCCTGGTCGATGAGCGCGTCTCGCGAACCGGGACCCGATCTCGCCCTGCTGCCGCACGAAACACGTGTTGCGCGGTGCACGGTGTCGGATTCGCCGGTCTACGTTCGTGGAGTGGATGAACGCGGCCACCGGGTCCGTCAGAGCAGAAGGAGCAGCCATGACCGAGTACCTCCTCTACTTCAACCAGCAGTGGGTGGGCGACCACCCCGCGGAGTGGTTCCGCGGGCGCGGACCGCGCGCCATGGCGGTCGTGAACGACATGAAGGCCGCCGGGGTGTACGTCTTCGCCGGAGGGCTCGAGGAGGAGGACGGCCCGGTCTACAACGCCGACCCCACCAGTGGCAGCGTCGTGGTGACCGACGGTCCCTACGCCGAGACGAAGGAGTTCCTGGGCGGGTTCGCCATCGTGGACGTGGCTGACGACGAGACCGCCACGATG
It encodes:
- a CDS encoding YciI family protein, giving the protein MTEYLLYFNQQWVGDHPAEWFRGRGPRAMAVVNDMKAAGVYVFAGGLEEEDGPVYNADPTSGSVVVTDGPYAETKEFLGGFAIVDVADDETATMWAGRVAEACGWPHEVRRFKPQPQVG